AGTTTCGCCGTCCATAACAAAGCCGCGTTTGCGTCCACCACAGAGGCGCTGGCGCCCTTGCGCCCGGCGTCGGCTTGAAACAGCGGCCAGGGGCCAAGCGGCACGCAAGCCGCAGGCAAACAATCGAGAGGCGCCGTGATATTGATAGCATCCATGAAGAGCGTGCCTGCGCCCCACAAGCTATCTTTGCCGGGCGCGCCGGGGTCGTTGTCAAGATCGACAAGATTGTTTTCAAAGAAGTTTCGGATCTGAAGAGGCGAAAAGCCCGGGTTGTTTTGTATGAAGAGCGCCACTGCGCCCGACACGTGAGCCGCCGCCGCCGAGGTGCCGCAGAAGCCAGCGCCGCCGCTTCCATTAAAGAGGTTGGTGGTAGTGCAAGCCGGGGCGGCGATGTCGGGTTTGATGGCTCCGGTGGGGTTGCCGCCAGGCGGCTCCGCGCCGCCCGGTTCATTCACCGGGCCTTGCGAACTATCGGGCGAGAGCGAGGCCGTGTTCAGCCAGTTGAACGCGCCCACAGTGAAAGCCGCATCAGCATCCGCCGGGCTGACCAGACTGCTGGCCGAGGTGAAGTATTCCAGCGGCCAATTGGTGTACAACTCAAGGTAATCGCTGGCCGCGTCCGTGTTGACCCGTTGAACGACGATAGACACCTTGCCGCCGGTTGGCACACAGGCCGACACGGATTCAATCGGCCAGGGGTAGCCGTTCTGTTGATCGTTGCTGCTCACGCCAACGTCAGTCCACACGCCGTTGGCAAATCGCTTTACGCTCAAAGTGAAGTCGCGGCCCGGCGACGCATTGTCCCAATCGTTCCACGACAGGGCGGCTATTACCGTGCGGCACGCGCCACTGCTGGGCCAGCCAATGATTTCATTGTAAATGTCAGGCGTTCCAATCGGAACCCAGTTGTGGGCGTGAGTCAAAACAGGGTCAAACGAGTCGGCAAAGGCCTGTTCCTGGTGGCCGAAAGCCTGGTTGCCAGCGCCCATCACAAACAAAATCCCGGCGCTATCCACCCGGTTGACCGAGTCCACCAGCGGGTTGGGGCCGCCGACCGCGTCATTGCCATCGCCATCGTCGTAGTTCAGGAAACCGATTGACGAGTTAATGACGTCCACGTTCTGAGTGATCAACCAGTCCATCGCTTCGGCAAATTCAAGGTCGGTGCTGATCGTCACCAGCCACATCTCAACACCGGGCGCCATGTCGTAAAGCGTTTGGGCCACCTGCGTGCCGTGCGTGCTTGTGCCCAGGCTGTTATTTGAAAGGAAAGATTTGGTGTGGATCAAACTGGCCGGCGGCAGATCGTTATTGAGCAAACCTGTGTAACCGGCAAAGCCAACGTCAATCACCGCCACCTTGACTCCCTTGCCGGTGATGCCGAGAGCATGCCAGTCATCGGCGTTCGACCGGCCCACGCCTTCGGAGCTATAAGTGCCGGCCAGCGGCTCGGCCAGCACCGGCAGGCGCACACCGCTAAACACCGGCCCCTCGGCCAGCGCGTAAACATTGGCGAGCGGCAAACTGATCTGAAGCCAGCCATCTGTGTCGGCTTCAATCAAGCCGCCCAAAGCGGCCACCAGTTGGCGGGCGTCATGCAAGGTTTGGCCGTCGGCCAACACTGCCGTTACTTGCACATTCTCATCAGAATTTTGTAAAGCCACACTCATAGATTGCGCCAGCGCGCTTGCATTGGCCGCGCCGCCCTGAGTGTAAGCATCGGCAAGCTGCCTGAGGCTACTGCTCAGCCGAGGGTGCGTGGCGGTGGAGGTGGTGGAGGTTGAAGCAGAGGAGGCCGTGGCTGTTGCTTCCGGGGTCGCCGTCTCAGTCACCGCTTCAGTCGGGGTCGCCGTCTCGGTTGGGGCAACTGTTTCGGTCGGGGTCGCCATCTCAGTCGGAGCAGGAGTATCCGCCGGAGTGGTGGTTTCGGTTGGGGTGGCATCGCCGCCCTCCTGAGCGACGGTGATCCCGTTAGGAACGATCAGGGTAACAAGAAGTAAAAGGGTCAATAAGTTTTGTAATGAGCGGGCAAGCTTCCGGGACATGAGTCAGCACTCCTGAGAAAAGAGTTGAAGGTAGCCAAGGGGAACAATCATCCTTGCCTAGAGCAAATTCCGAGTTGATTTACGGGTTCCAGACTTCCGAAGTCTTGAAGACTTCGGAAGTCTGGGCGGACGATGCCGTAAACCAACCTGGAAACCGCTCTAAACCGGCTAAAGTGCCAAGATAGTAGCAAAAAATTGTAAAATGCACACGCCGAAACCGTTTCAAATCTGTTTCACTCAAATCAGTTCTGCATTTGTTTGACAGCCAAGAATCGGTATGGTATTATCTGCCCCGCGCTGTTACTGGACCCGTGGTGTAGCGGTTAACATGCGGCCCTGTCAAGGCCGAGATCGCGGGTTCGAATCCCGTCGGGTCCGCCGAGTTCGCCATCGGCCACGGCGCCTGGTCGCGCGGCGAGCCACTCACCTCGATGGACTACGGTGCCCTTGCCAGCACCGAACGCCTCGCCCTGTTCTACGGCGCAGTGACCCCCCTGCTCCAACCCGGCCAATACGACAACATCACCCTCGTCGTCGGTTTGCCCGTTCCGCTTTTGCAGGATGCCGAGCAAGCCAAAGTGGTGCTCGAGGGCCTCAAGCGCTTCAAGCGTTGTCACGCCTTCACCATTGACGGCCACGAGTATACGCTCACCATCACCCACATCAAAATCCTGGCCCAACCGGTCGGCTCGTATGTTCAATGGCTCTACCCCGAAACCGACGCCGCGCCGCGTCCGGGCGGCTCCAAAGCCGAAGTCGCCGTGGTGGACATAGGCTTCAACACACTCGACCTGTTCGTCATTCAGAATGGGCAAGTGGTGGAGCGGCATGTGGGCGGCGCTGAGGTCGGCGTCCGGCGGCTATTGGAACTCTCGGCCACCAACGGTTACGACCTGACCGAGATGGACGCCAAACTGCGCGATGGCTCTTTCAAGCCGGACAACGACCAGATGGCGATGTGGCTC
This Chloroflexota bacterium DNA region includes the following protein-coding sequences:
- a CDS encoding ParM/StbA family protein, with amino-acid sequence MAGSNPVGSAEFAIGHGAWSRGEPLTSMDYGALASTERLALFYGAVTPLLQPGQYDNITLVVGLPVPLLQDAEQAKVVLEGLKRFKRCHAFTIDGHEYTLTITHIKILAQPVGSYVQWLYPETDAAPRPGGSKAEVAVVDIGFNTLDLFVIQNGQVVERHVGGAEVGVRRLLELSATNGYDLTEMDAKLRDGSFKPDNDQMAMWLGEILAAIKRTFPSLRRFSAVIPSGGGALVLGERLRYALATKGAAVHWPDDPVTANVVGLWVWAKRGSHGS